The window GGTGGACAGGCCTGATCGAAGCGCAGTTCTCCGAAACCCACACCTTCTACCTCGGCTCCGGTGGAGGGCACCGCTTGTGGATTGGTAATAAGCTCATATTAGATAGCTGGACAGAGCACTATCCCGATGTATACCGCGCTGCACCGGTAACATTGGTAGCAGGAGAAAAATATGCGGTCAGGCTCGAATACTTTAATACGACAGGAGGCACTGGTATGGGATTACTGTGGAGCAGCCCCAGCCTGCCCCTGGAATATGTGCCCCAAAGCCAGTTGTATGCGGAGGCCATCACATCTCCCACACCACTGCCACCCGTGCAGGAAACAATAGTAGTGGGCCGCATTGTACAGAATTATATAGAAATACAAAGCCCGGATAATTCATTTTATCAACTCTATGATCCACTTGGTCGCCTCTTGAAACGTGGCGCACTCATACAGGGCACCAATTACATTTACGTCTCTCACTTTAGCAAGGGAGCTTTATTCCTGAAACTAAACGGTATCAGGAAAGCCTACAAGCTCATCAAAATGTAATCCCCCCTCTTGTCATTTTAATGTATTGCCGGTTCTTCCCTTCTCATTTCTTTACATTTCCTTCTCATTCTATTTCCCTACTCTGGCGCAAGTATGCAGCTCAGCCATGTGCCTGGCGTACTTGTGTCCAACCCGCCCTGGTTCGTGTCCTCACGAACCAGTAACGTCTTTCTCTTCTCTTGTCATCTGCTATCGAAGCAAACGCACGCCCATCTTCACTTTCCATCTCTTACATTTCTTCTCTTTCTATTCCATCCAGGCAAACGTTCATTCGTTATTCAATTGTTATTACTCGCCATCAAAAGCTTGATGCGCGTCAATTTTACACATATTGTGCATGTGAATAAAATCCTTTACAGATAGTGATTCTTCTAAAAGTTGGCATTTCAGGCACCATACTTGTGTCAATCTAGCCACTGATTTCTTAAGAGAAAAACCTAATAAATTAATCACCTTTATGAAAAACACCAGAAGACGCTTTCTGCAAAGCGTATCTCTGACTGCCACCGGTATGGTTCTACTTCCCCCTCCGGTTGGCGCTAACAAAAAAAGTACCCGTCGTTCTTCTACTATTGCTTGTGCTCCCCAAAAAATGTTCGCGCTTACAGGTACAGTGAGCAGTGTACAATCAGGTAAATGGTCCGACCCTGCAACATGGGGAGGCAAGGTGCCTGCTGCCACTGATACACCACTCATTGCTGCCGGACATACAGTTATATATGATGTGACGCAAGTTACGGTGGCAGGGATTAACATCAACAGCGGCGGTGTACTTTCATTCGATCCTGCACAATCCACTACCTTACAAACAACGGCCAATGTGGTGGTACAGGGAAAGTTAGAGATGCGTCCTGCTACGGCTGCAGTGATTCAAACACTGCGTTTTACAGGCATTGATGAAACTAAATTTATAGGTGGCGGTATGGATGTACTGGCTACCGATGTGGGCCTATGGGTCATGGGCGCCGGTAAGCTGGACCTTGCAGGCACTGCTAAAACGTCCTGGACAAGGGTTTCAGGTGCCGTGGCTGCTGGTGCAACCACAGTCGCAGTAGAAGGGGCAGCAGGCTGGCAGGTGGGCGATGAGATCAGCATTACGCCTACCGAACCTCCTACAGTGGGTGCTGCTTTCTCCACAGGTTTTGAGGAAAGAACGATCAAAAGTGTATCCGGAAATTCCATTACCCTCAGCAGTGGCGCCAGCCGTTCACATCCCGTAGTGAATAACCAGTGGGCTGCAGAAGTGATGAACCTTACTCGCAATGTAAGGATTGAAGGAACATCTACTGGCAAAGGGCATATATACATCCGGTCCACACAAACGCAGTCCATTAAATATGTTGCCATCCGGTATATGGGTCCCCGCAAAGATAGGGGAGGTTCCACCGCTACGGAGTTGGTGGCAGGCAGGTATGGTATGCACTTCCATCACTCCATGGATGGTAGCCGGGGTTCTGTCATAGAAGGTAATGTGGTCAGGGATACCGGCAACCACAGCTATGTGCCACACGTGTCGCACGGCATCAAATTCATAGATAACGTAGCGTATAATGTAATGGAGACTGCCTTCTGGTGGGATCCGGGCGATCCTACGCATGATGTGATCTATGACCATAATATTGTGGCCATCTGTAAATACCTGGGCGGTTCATTAAACATGAATGCAGAAGACGCGCCTACTTTTTCATCCAGTGGTTTTGGCCTCAATACCGGCGATGGTAATATTGCCAGGAACAATGTAGTGGTAGCCGGGGGTGAAGGTGATCATGCCGATGGAGGTGCCTATAACTGGGAGGCCGTGATCAATGAAGGCGTATGGATCTTTACTAATAACATGGCCCACAATTGCGGTTGTGGCCTGCGGGTATGGCAAAACTCTACCCGGAACCACGTCATAGATGATTTTATTGCCTATCATAACAATTGGGGAATGTTCCATGGTGCCTATGCCAATAGCTATACCTACAATGGAGGATACTTTTATGGTAATGGTATAGAGGTCAAAGCAGCCTCTGCCAATACCAACCGCGTAAGATTGGAAAACATTACCATTGATGGCGCTGGTATCATTGATTATGGTATCCAGGTTATCCATAGCCCCTTGCCTGGTGACCGTCCTGTATTCATGCGCAACCTCACCATCAAGGGATGTAAGGTAGCCGCTATCCTCGATTCCGCGGCGCCGGAAGTGCATTCTACCGATCTCATTCAGTGTACCGTCACCGGGGCCATCTCACTGCACAAAGATGCAGCAGCAGGGGAAACCATCCGGGTACAGCCCAAATCCGGACAGTCTTACCAGATCACCCAGTCAGGAACAAGTAATATAGCTGCCTTCGCTCCTACGATATGGGGCACGGGCAAAGGATTAAAAGGGGAATACTTCAACAGTGCCAGCTTCACCAAC of the Paraflavitalea devenefica genome contains:
- a CDS encoding PKD domain-containing protein, translating into MKNTRRRFLQSVSLTATGMVLLPPPVGANKKSTRRSSTIACAPQKMFALTGTVSSVQSGKWSDPATWGGKVPAATDTPLIAAGHTVIYDVTQVTVAGININSGGVLSFDPAQSTTLQTTANVVVQGKLEMRPATAAVIQTLRFTGIDETKFIGGGMDVLATDVGLWVMGAGKLDLAGTAKTSWTRVSGAVAAGATTVAVEGAAGWQVGDEISITPTEPPTVGAAFSTGFEERTIKSVSGNSITLSSGASRSHPVVNNQWAAEVMNLTRNVRIEGTSTGKGHIYIRSTQTQSIKYVAIRYMGPRKDRGGSTATELVAGRYGMHFHHSMDGSRGSVIEGNVVRDTGNHSYVPHVSHGIKFIDNVAYNVMETAFWWDPGDPTHDVIYDHNIVAICKYLGGSLNMNAEDAPTFSSSGFGLNTGDGNIARNNVVVAGGEGDHADGGAYNWEAVINEGVWIFTNNMAHNCGCGLRVWQNSTRNHVIDDFIAYHNNWGMFHGAYANSYTYNGGYFYGNGIEVKAASANTNRVRLENITIDGAGIIDYGIQVIHSPLPGDRPVFMRNLTIKGCKVAAILDSAAPEVHSTDLIQCTVTGAISLHKDAAAGETIRVQPKSGQSYQITQSGTSNIAAFAPTIWGTGKGLKGEYFNSASFTNAAMTRIDSNVSFTEWSAGVHYAITGSTYSVRWTGKIMPQYSEAYTFYLGSGGGHRLWIDGKLILDSWVEHYPDSFKSIPITLVAGQLYDIKLEYFNTSGGTGMGLLWTSPSLALEYVPQSQLYSDAVVAPANQVPIANAGADIVLTLPTNSTTLNGSASKDPDGSITAYAWSKLSGPTQFTIASPAAVTTALTNLVAGTYVFRLKVTDNKGATHEDDVTVTVNATANQTPVANAGTDIVLTLPANSTTLNGSASKDPDGSIASYAWSKVSGPTQFTISNPAAATTALTNLAAGAYIFRLKVTDDKGAIHEDDVTVTVNAAANQSPVANAGTDITLTLPVNSTTLNGSASKDPDGSIAAYAWSKVSGPTQFTIASPAAATTALTNLVAGVYVFRLKVTDSKGATHQDDVTVTVSDVANKPPVANAGSDVVISLPVNVTVLNGSASQDTDGTIISYTWTKVSGPSQYTLNTPDAISPVLSNLVEGVYVFRLQVKDSKGSTAQDDVTITVKAQPSEGSTVLTLKAGPNPSYSTFTLQITSTNGSTPIVIGVYNSRGNLVERIERTGTSITLSVGSSWQQGTYYIVVEQGSIRRLATLMKI